In a single window of the Gossypium hirsutum isolate 1008001.06 chromosome A13, Gossypium_hirsutum_v2.1, whole genome shotgun sequence genome:
- the LOC121203195 gene encoding receptor-like protein 14, whose translation MEYWKLVWVFVLAFLFGGYQSEGCWEIEKAALLQLKPFFPLINDEGISWGKGNCCRWNGVECSTSTGRVTRLFLEDSSVEVYNKDIYQGWYLNISLFLPFEELKSLNLEGNNIVGFIHNQELDNLKNLKELYLNDNKIESLQSKRELRLTKLEVLDLSYNNFNSSKFSSLAVLPHLKSLNIESNNLTEWSYIQGKFKCFE comes from the exons ATGGAGTACTGGAAACTGGTGTGGGTGTTTGTGCTTGCTTTCTTATTTGGAGGGTATCAAAGTGAAGGGTGCTGGGAGATTGAGAAAGCTGCTCTCCTCCAACTCAAACCTTTCTTTCCTCTTATTAATGATGAAGGGATTTCTTGGGGGAAGGGAAATTGTTGCCGATGGAATGGGGTTGAGTGCAGCACTTCCACTGGACGAGTCACCCGACTGTTCCTTGAGGATAGTTCTGTTGAAGTCTACAACAAGGATATCTATCAGGGATGGTATCTCAACATCTCTTTGTTTCTTCCCTTCGAAGAATTGAAGAGTCTTAATTTAGAAGGCAACAACATTGTTGGTTTCATTCACAATCAAG AACTTGATAATTTGAAgaacttaaaggagttgtatctAAACGACAATAAAATCGAGAGCCTCCAAAGC AAAAGAGAATTGAGGTTGACCAAACTTGAGGTGCTGGATTTAAGTTATAATAATTTCAACAGCAGCAAATTTTCATCTCTCGCAGTCCTCCCGCATTTGAAATCTTTGAATATAGAAAGTAACAATTTGACAGAATGGAGCTATATTCAAGGCAA gtttaaatgttttgagtaa